Proteins from a single region of Amycolatopsis sp. CA-230715:
- a CDS encoding DUF305 domain-containing protein, producing MVLRRAAIAVVLVLAGCTAEPPPEAPAAPSFTGADVAFATALIPHHQQAVDLAALAVEKAGRVKALAQRIEDVREPQIAELSALLEAWGQPAPEDPGLGHGKPGVLTEAKIDELRATTGPAFDRGFALAMAEHERDAGRLAEDQLAHGGDPRAKDIASRLVQAQQAELAELGAFSG from the coding sequence GTGGTTCTTCGTCGCGCCGCGATCGCCGTGGTATTGGTTCTCGCGGGCTGCACCGCGGAACCGCCGCCGGAAGCACCGGCCGCGCCGTCCTTCACCGGCGCCGACGTCGCCTTCGCGACCGCGCTCATCCCGCACCACCAGCAAGCCGTCGACCTGGCGGCGCTCGCCGTCGAAAAGGCAGGGCGCGTGAAGGCGCTCGCCCAGCGCATCGAGGACGTGCGCGAACCGCAGATCGCCGAGCTTTCCGCGCTGCTCGAGGCGTGGGGTCAGCCCGCGCCGGAGGACCCTGGCCTCGGCCACGGGAAGCCGGGCGTGCTCACGGAGGCGAAGATCGACGAACTGCGCGCCACGACCGGACCCGCGTTCGACCGCGGGTTCGCGCTGGCGATGGCCGAGCACGAACGCGACGCGGGACGGCTGGCCGAGGACCAGCTCGCGCACGGCGGCGATCCGCGCGCCAAGGACATCGCGTCCCGCCTCGTCCAGGCGCAGCAGGCCGAACTCGCCGAACTCGGCGCGTTCAGCGGGTGA
- a CDS encoding DUF4396 domain-containing protein, whose amino-acid sequence MDHALTRQAISATLHCLTGCAIGEVLGLVIGTAFGWSNLPTVVLSIALAFVFGYSLSIRSVLGSGLSLRRAIGIALAADTLSIATMEIVDNGVMVVLPGAMNAGLVNAMFWIGMVVSLAIAFVVTVPVNRWLIGRGKGHAVMHAHHAGH is encoded by the coding sequence ATGGATCACGCGCTCACCCGGCAAGCGATCTCGGCGACGTTGCACTGCTTGACCGGCTGCGCCATCGGCGAGGTGCTCGGCCTGGTGATCGGGACCGCCTTCGGCTGGTCGAACCTGCCCACGGTGGTGCTCTCGATCGCGCTCGCCTTCGTGTTCGGCTACTCGCTTTCGATCCGTTCCGTGCTCGGGTCGGGCCTGTCGCTGCGCCGTGCGATCGGCATCGCGCTGGCCGCCGACACGCTGTCCATCGCCACCATGGAGATCGTCGACAACGGCGTGATGGTCGTGCTGCCGGGGGCGATGAACGCGGGGCTGGTGAACGCGATGTTCTGGATCGGCATGGTCGTCTCGCTCGCGATCGCGTTCGTGGTGACGGTGCCGGTGAACCGCTGGCTGATCGGCAGGGGCAAGGGCCACGCGGTCATGCACGCCCACCACGCCGGGCACTGA
- a CDS encoding amino acid permease, which produces MASGTPTDTEGLRPALRQRHVRMIALGGIIGASLFIGSGAVIHTVGPAAVLSYALGGLLVVLVMRMLGEMAAAKPRLGSFMEYATESLGGWAGFTIGWLYWYFWVGVVAFEAVAGAKILSGWITVVPQWVFALCLMLLLTLTNLASARSFGETEFWLASVKVATIVIFLVIGALFVLGLWPGASFSVGNLGLDGFFAGGGFSVVHGVVIVIFSYFGAEIVTIAAAESAEPAKAVQKATNTTVWRVILFYVGSVALIVMITPWRDVPSETSPFAAAFGRFGIPAAETIVSVVVLTAALSVLNSGLYTASRMLFALRRHGWAPKWIADTNARGVPWKAILLSTVVGYVAVAMNYVSPDQVFYFIINSAGAVALFVYAIIAGSQLRMRKKLEAESPELLKLRMWGYPWLSWVTLAGILFVVVSMVFVKDARSQLLLSVISLVAILGIYLMVRRSRHAA; this is translated from the coding sequence ATGGCTTCCGGGACACCGACGGACACCGAGGGGCTCCGCCCGGCGCTGCGGCAGCGCCACGTGCGCATGATCGCGCTCGGCGGGATCATCGGCGCCAGCCTGTTCATCGGCAGCGGGGCGGTGATCCACACCGTCGGCCCGGCGGCGGTGCTCTCCTACGCGCTCGGCGGCCTGCTGGTCGTGCTCGTGATGCGCATGCTCGGCGAGATGGCGGCGGCCAAGCCGCGGCTGGGCTCGTTCATGGAGTACGCCACGGAATCGCTCGGCGGCTGGGCCGGGTTCACCATCGGCTGGCTCTATTGGTACTTCTGGGTCGGCGTCGTCGCGTTCGAAGCGGTCGCGGGCGCGAAGATCCTCTCCGGCTGGATCACCGTGGTGCCGCAGTGGGTGTTCGCGCTGTGCCTGATGCTCCTGCTGACGCTGACCAACCTGGCCTCGGCGCGGTCCTTCGGCGAGACCGAGTTCTGGCTCGCCTCGGTCAAGGTCGCCACGATCGTGATCTTCCTGGTGATCGGCGCGCTGTTCGTGCTCGGGCTCTGGCCGGGCGCGTCGTTCTCGGTCGGCAACCTCGGGCTCGACGGGTTCTTCGCGGGCGGCGGGTTCTCCGTCGTGCACGGTGTGGTGATCGTGATCTTCTCCTACTTCGGCGCCGAGATCGTGACGATCGCCGCCGCGGAATCCGCCGAGCCCGCGAAGGCGGTGCAAAAGGCCACGAACACCACGGTGTGGCGGGTGATCCTGTTCTACGTCGGATCGGTCGCGCTGATCGTGATGATCACGCCGTGGCGCGACGTGCCGTCCGAGACCAGCCCGTTCGCCGCCGCCTTCGGCCGGTTCGGCATCCCCGCCGCCGAAACGATCGTCAGCGTCGTGGTGCTGACGGCGGCGCTGTCCGTGCTGAATTCGGGGCTCTACACCGCCTCGCGCATGCTGTTCGCGCTGCGGCGGCACGGCTGGGCGCCGAAGTGGATCGCGGACACCAACGCGCGCGGCGTGCCGTGGAAGGCGATCCTGCTGTCCACCGTGGTCGGTTACGTAGCGGTGGCAATGAACTACGTTTCACCTGATCAGGTGTTCTACTTCATCATCAACTCGGCAGGCGCTGTCGCGTTGTTCGTCTACGCGATCATCGCGGGCTCCCAGCTCCGGATGCGCAAAAAGCTCGAAGCCGAGTCGCCGGAATTGCTGAAACTGCGCATGTGGGGCTACCCGTGGCTCAGCTGGGTGACACTCGCCGGGATCCTGTTCGTGGTGGTGTCCATGGTGTTCGTCAAGGACGCGCGCTCCCAGTTACTACTGAGCGTGATCAGCCTCGTCGCCATTCTCGGGATCTATCTCATGGTGCGACGCTCCCGCCACGCCGCGTAA
- a CDS encoding glycoside hydrolase family 30 protein, which produces MVDLRLAFLVLSVCVFATACTADDVAPPSGGAAPPSGAVPSWLTTADGDQRLALGPSTNWVDGPGSGTTVTVHPESARQTMRGFGASFTDSSADLVAASPRRDELMTALFDPVRGIGLTALRQPMGASDFSTTFSTYDDVRPGEFDWQLKKFSIDRDRRNVLPLLRQAAALSPALKVMATPWSPPAWMKDSGSLTGGKLNAAAFHTYAQYFVRFVRAYADAGIRVDAVTPQNEPTMSSPEYPSAQMTPSAQAAFIGNDLGPALKAAGLDTRILAYDHNWSDVDYPKSVLDNAKARGFVDGVAFHCYQGDPAAQQEVLDRYPGIGVHLTECSSTQNSSDDKGFSDTLLWQAEHLLIEGTRTGASSVLAWNVALDAANGPARGWCRNCTGLLTVDPKVPSGVRFNAAYYVLGHAGKFVVPGAVRVDSATEGGDGLESTAFRNPDGLLSVIVLNTGEARTFDLSLGGRHTTVSLPARSMATYRIAQPQPGG; this is translated from the coding sequence GTGGTGGACCTCAGACTGGCCTTCCTCGTCCTGTCCGTGTGCGTCTTCGCCACCGCCTGCACGGCCGACGACGTCGCACCCCCGTCGGGGGGTGCCGCACCCCCCTCCGGGGCGGTCCCGTCCTGGCTCACGACCGCGGACGGTGACCAGCGCCTGGCACTGGGCCCGTCGACGAACTGGGTGGACGGCCCCGGCTCGGGGACGACGGTCACCGTGCACCCGGAGTCGGCCCGCCAAACCATGCGAGGCTTCGGCGCCTCGTTCACCGACTCCTCCGCCGATCTCGTCGCCGCCTCGCCGCGCCGCGACGAACTGATGACCGCCCTGTTCGACCCCGTTCGCGGAATCGGGCTCACCGCGCTGCGCCAGCCGATGGGGGCCTCGGACTTCTCGACCACCTTCTCGACCTACGACGACGTGCGGCCGGGCGAATTCGACTGGCAGCTCAAGAAGTTCAGCATCGACCGCGACCGCAGGAACGTCCTCCCGCTGCTGCGCCAGGCGGCGGCGCTCAGCCCGGCGCTGAAGGTCATGGCGACGCCGTGGTCCCCGCCGGCGTGGATGAAGGACAGCGGCAGCCTCACCGGCGGCAAGCTCAACGCCGCCGCCTTCCACACCTACGCCCAGTACTTCGTCCGGTTCGTGCGCGCCTACGCCGACGCCGGGATCCGCGTGGACGCCGTGACACCGCAGAACGAACCGACCATGTCCTCCCCCGAGTACCCGAGCGCGCAGATGACCCCGAGCGCGCAGGCCGCGTTCATCGGCAACGACCTCGGGCCCGCGCTGAAGGCGGCGGGACTGGACACCCGCATCCTCGCCTACGACCACAACTGGTCCGATGTGGACTATCCGAAGTCCGTGCTGGACAACGCGAAGGCGCGCGGGTTCGTCGACGGGGTCGCGTTCCACTGCTATCAGGGCGATCCCGCCGCGCAGCAGGAGGTGCTGGACCGCTACCCCGGGATCGGCGTGCACCTCACCGAGTGCAGCAGCACCCAGAACTCCTCCGACGACAAGGGTTTCTCGGACACCCTGCTGTGGCAGGCCGAGCACCTCCTGATCGAGGGCACGCGCACCGGCGCGTCCTCCGTGCTCGCCTGGAACGTCGCGCTCGACGCCGCGAACGGCCCGGCGCGGGGCTGGTGCCGCAACTGCACCGGGCTGCTCACCGTGGACCCGAAGGTCCCCTCCGGCGTCCGGTTCAACGCCGCGTACTACGTGCTCGGCCACGCGGGCAAGTTCGTCGTGCCGGGCGCGGTGCGGGTCGACTCGGCGACCGAGGGCGGGGACGGGCTCGAGTCCACCGCGTTCCGCAACCCGGACGGCCTGCTGTCGGTGATCGTGCTCAACACCGGCGAAGCGCGCACGTTCGACCTCTCGCTCGGCGGACGGCACACCACCGTTTCGCTGCCCGCCCGGTCGATGGCCACCTACCGGATCGCTCAGCCGCAGCCGGGCGGCTGA
- a CDS encoding substrate-binding domain-containing protein, whose protein sequence is MVVALAVVAVSVAIVLRGGFDSPSCASPTVVHVAAAPAIAPVVSRVAAGLPGQGCTRFEVGERDSAAVAESLAVSDGAARPQVWIPESSLRLHWAGAGGSADVPNAGTSVANSPVVLALTEDAAHGLGWPGRAPTWSAALAETDLALGMPDPARDPVGVAGLLGVRAVTGGAADSAAFTSALRRVSPNTTANSADLFSRLPGTTAPQKPVSAFPSSENAVLRQNSKQGQRPLVAVYPEAPVPALDFPYTVLTSANQAQSAAAADLLHALLAPAGASALADAGFRAPDGHFLRDRSADTRISAADRAPVAMPPSSTVDDLLNVWAGVNLSSRVRVLIDVSGSMNAVVPGTGRTRMEVTLEAAEKGMRLFKPTSKIGIWTFSTELDGDKDYREIVPMAPVSEQLAGSALAKLRAVKATAQGRTGLYDSTLAAYRQARAEWEPGRLNVVVVMTDGRNEDPHGISRAELLAQLGKLADPRRPVQIIGIGVGPDVDASELDAITTPTGGKAFTTKDPAKISDVFYGALGKLSCQPPGCG, encoded by the coding sequence GTGGTCGTGGCGTTGGCGGTGGTCGCTGTCTCGGTTGCCATCGTGCTGCGGGGTGGGTTCGACTCGCCGTCCTGCGCGTCGCCGACCGTGGTGCACGTGGCCGCGGCCCCCGCCATCGCGCCGGTCGTTTCGCGGGTCGCCGCCGGGCTGCCGGGCCAGGGCTGCACCCGGTTCGAGGTCGGAGAGCGGGACTCGGCCGCGGTCGCCGAGTCGCTCGCCGTGTCGGACGGGGCGGCGCGCCCGCAGGTGTGGATCCCCGAATCCAGCCTGCGCCTGCACTGGGCCGGTGCGGGCGGCAGCGCCGACGTGCCGAACGCGGGCACCTCGGTGGCGAACTCCCCGGTGGTGCTCGCGCTGACCGAGGACGCGGCGCACGGACTCGGCTGGCCTGGCAGGGCGCCGACCTGGTCGGCGGCGCTGGCCGAGACCGATCTCGCCCTCGGGATGCCCGATCCCGCACGGGATCCGGTCGGGGTGGCCGGCCTGCTCGGCGTGCGCGCCGTGACCGGGGGCGCCGCCGACAGCGCCGCCTTCACCTCCGCGCTCCGGCGCGTCTCACCGAACACGACGGCGAACTCGGCGGACCTGTTCTCCCGGCTGCCCGGCACCACCGCGCCGCAGAAACCGGTGAGCGCGTTCCCGTCCTCGGAAAACGCGGTGCTCCGCCAGAACAGCAAACAGGGCCAGCGGCCGCTCGTGGCGGTCTACCCCGAAGCGCCGGTGCCCGCGCTCGACTTCCCGTACACCGTGCTGACGAGCGCGAACCAGGCGCAGAGCGCGGCGGCCGCGGATCTGCTGCACGCGCTGCTCGCCCCCGCGGGCGCCTCGGCGCTCGCCGACGCCGGTTTCCGCGCCCCGGACGGGCACTTCCTGCGCGACCGGTCGGCGGACACGCGGATCTCGGCCGCCGACCGCGCCCCGGTCGCGATGCCACCTTCGTCCACTGTGGACGATCTGTTGAACGTGTGGGCCGGGGTGAACCTCAGTTCGCGGGTGCGGGTGCTGATCGACGTGTCCGGTTCGATGAACGCCGTCGTCCCCGGTACCGGCCGGACCAGGATGGAGGTCACGCTGGAGGCGGCGGAAAAGGGCATGCGGCTGTTCAAACCGACCTCGAAGATCGGGATTTGGACGTTCTCCACCGAGCTCGACGGGGACAAGGACTACCGCGAGATCGTCCCGATGGCACCGGTTTCCGAGCAGCTCGCCGGGAGCGCGCTGGCGAAACTGCGCGCGGTGAAGGCCACCGCGCAGGGCAGGACCGGGTTGTACGACAGCACGCTCGCCGCCTACCGGCAGGCCCGCGCGGAATGGGAGCCGGGCAGGCTCAACGTGGTCGTGGTGATGACCGACGGCCGCAACGAGGACCCGCACGGCATCAGCAGGGCGGAACTGCTGGCACAGCTGGGAAAGCTGGCCGACCCGCGCCGTCCCGTGCAGATCATCGGGATCGGGGTCGGGCCCGACGTCGACGCGTCCGAACTGGACGCGATCACCACACCGACCGGCGGGAAAGCCTTCACCACCAAGGATCCGGCGAAGATCAGCGACGTCTTCTACGGCGCGCTGGGCAAGCTTTCCTGTCAGCCGCCCGGCTGCGGCTGA
- a CDS encoding ribonuclease J, translated as MSSLATGPGPTAAPPALPEGGLRVVALGGIGEVGRNMTVFEYDGRLLIVDCGVLFPEDDQPGVDLILPDFRAIENRLDDIDGIVLTHGHEDHIGAVPFLLRLRPDLPIYGSRFTLALLAAKCKEHKQRPQLVEVREGGRRTVGPFECEFFAVNHSIPDALAVAIRTPAGVVLHTGDIKLDQLPLDGRLTDLAGFSRLGDEGVDLFCVDSTNAEVPGFVMPERDIGPVLDDVIRRVDRRVIVACFASHVHRVQQVLDVAQEHGRRVAFVGRSMVRNMGIAAELGLLNVPEGLLVDLDQAADLPESKVLFVSTGSQGEPLSALSRMARGEHRQISIKAGDTVVLASSMIPGNETAVFGVVNGLTRLGANVVHQGNAKVHVSGHASAGELLYLYNAVRPSNVMPVHGEWKHLRANGELAIRTGVAPENVVIAEDGVVVDLVDGQARRTGRVEVGHVYVDGLSVGDVGESTLSDRLVLGEGGFIAITVAVDSSTGRAVGPPTVSGRGFSDDPKALDAVVPLVEMELSRTESEGITDTHRIAQAVRRVVGRWVADTYRRRPMIVPTVLPV; from the coding sequence GTGAGCTCGCTAGCAACCGGACCAGGACCGACCGCCGCACCGCCCGCACTCCCCGAAGGGGGCCTTCGCGTCGTCGCGCTGGGCGGGATCGGCGAGGTCGGCCGCAACATGACCGTTTTCGAGTACGACGGGCGGCTGCTCATCGTCGACTGCGGGGTGCTCTTCCCCGAGGACGACCAGCCAGGCGTCGACCTGATCCTGCCCGATTTCCGCGCGATCGAGAACCGGCTCGACGATATCGACGGGATCGTGCTGACCCACGGGCACGAGGACCACATCGGCGCGGTGCCGTTCCTCCTGCGCCTGCGTCCCGACCTGCCGATCTACGGCTCGCGGTTCACCCTCGCGCTGCTCGCCGCGAAGTGCAAGGAGCACAAGCAGCGGCCGCAGCTCGTCGAGGTCCGCGAAGGCGGCCGCCGCACCGTCGGGCCGTTCGAATGCGAGTTCTTCGCGGTCAACCACTCCATCCCGGACGCGCTCGCGGTCGCGATCCGGACCCCGGCGGGCGTGGTGCTGCACACCGGCGACATCAAGCTGGACCAGCTCCCGCTCGACGGCAGGCTGACCGACCTCGCCGGGTTCTCCCGGCTCGGCGACGAGGGCGTGGACCTGTTCTGCGTGGACTCGACGAACGCCGAGGTGCCCGGGTTCGTGATGCCGGAGCGCGATATCGGCCCGGTGCTCGACGACGTGATCCGCCGGGTGGACCGGCGCGTGATCGTCGCGTGCTTCGCCAGCCACGTGCACCGCGTGCAGCAGGTCCTCGACGTCGCGCAGGAGCACGGGCGGCGGGTCGCGTTCGTGGGCAGGTCGATGGTCCGCAACATGGGCATCGCCGCCGAACTGGGCCTGCTGAACGTGCCCGAGGGCCTGCTCGTCGACCTCGACCAGGCCGCCGATCTGCCGGAGAGCAAGGTGCTGTTCGTGTCGACCGGTTCGCAGGGCGAGCCGCTGTCGGCGCTGTCGCGGATGGCGCGCGGCGAGCACCGCCAGATCTCGATCAAGGCGGGCGACACGGTCGTGCTGGCCAGCTCGATGATCCCCGGCAACGAAACCGCGGTGTTCGGCGTGGTCAACGGCCTCACCAGGCTCGGCGCGAACGTGGTGCACCAGGGCAACGCGAAGGTGCACGTTTCCGGGCACGCCTCGGCGGGGGAGCTGCTGTACCTCTACAACGCGGTGCGCCCGAGCAACGTGATGCCGGTGCACGGCGAGTGGAAACACTTGCGCGCCAACGGTGAACTGGCGATCCGCACCGGCGTCGCGCCGGAGAACGTGGTGATCGCCGAGGACGGCGTCGTGGTCGACCTCGTGGACGGGCAGGCGCGCCGCACCGGCCGGGTCGAGGTGGGTCACGTCTACGTCGACGGCCTGTCCGTCGGCGACGTCGGCGAGTCGACCCTGTCCGACCGGCTCGTGCTGGGCGAGGGCGGGTTCATCGCGATCACCGTCGCCGTCGACTCGAGCACCGGGCGCGCGGTGGGCCCGCCGACGGTCTCCGGCCGCGGTTTCTCCGACGACCCGAAGGCGCTCGACGCCGTGGTCCCGCTGGTGGAGATGGAACTGTCGCGCACCGAGTCCGAGGGCATCACCGACACCCACCGGATCGCGCAGGCGGTGCGCCGGGTCGTCGGCCGCTGGGTCGCCGACACCTACCGGCGGCGGCCGATGATCGTGCCGACGGTGCTTCCGGTCTAG
- the dapA gene encoding 4-hydroxy-tetrahydrodipicolinate synthase, whose product MSAQSAQSAPPSAAPGRPFGRVLTAMITPFAADGALDLKRAQEIAEHLVDLGNDGLVVNGTTGECPTTTDAEKVAVIEAVVEAVGDRATVIAGAGDYNTAHSVEVVQQAEKAGAHGVLVVTPYYSRPSQAGLHAHFTTVADATGLPVMLYDIPPRSIVPIEVDTLRRLAEHPRILAVKDAKGDLLAGSEVIANTHLAYYSGDDGLNLPWLSVGAAGVVSVIGHVVAGRIRAMIEAYEDGDTSTARTNHRGMLPVFRAFSRVGGVVFSKTALRLRGHDAGDPRLPLVPATEDQIQAIAADLTQAGVPLSDSTADWHGTRVAQTDSAAAYVAPTTHTSVGTMPR is encoded by the coding sequence ATGTCCGCTCAGTCCGCGCAGTCCGCGCCCCCCTCCGCCGCGCCGGGAAGACCGTTCGGGCGCGTGCTCACCGCGATGATCACGCCGTTCGCCGCCGACGGGGCGCTCGACCTGAAGCGGGCGCAGGAGATCGCGGAGCACCTGGTGGACCTCGGCAACGACGGGCTGGTGGTGAACGGCACCACCGGCGAGTGCCCGACGACCACCGACGCCGAGAAGGTCGCCGTCATCGAGGCCGTCGTCGAAGCGGTGGGGGACAGGGCGACCGTGATCGCGGGCGCCGGCGACTACAACACCGCGCACAGCGTCGAAGTGGTCCAGCAGGCGGAGAAGGCGGGCGCGCACGGCGTGCTCGTGGTGACGCCGTACTACTCGCGGCCGAGCCAGGCCGGGCTGCACGCGCACTTCACCACGGTGGCCGACGCGACCGGCCTGCCCGTGATGCTCTACGACATCCCGCCGCGGTCGATCGTGCCGATCGAGGTCGACACGCTGCGCAGGCTCGCCGAGCACCCGCGCATCCTGGCCGTGAAGGACGCGAAGGGCGATCTGCTCGCGGGCAGCGAGGTCATCGCGAACACCCATCTCGCCTACTACTCCGGCGACGACGGCCTCAACCTGCCATGGCTGTCGGTCGGCGCGGCCGGGGTGGTCAGCGTGATCGGGCACGTCGTCGCGGGCCGGATCCGCGCGATGATCGAGGCCTACGAAGACGGTGACACCTCCACCGCGCGCACGAACCACCGCGGCATGCTGCCGGTGTTCCGCGCGTTCTCCCGCGTCGGCGGGGTCGTGTTCAGCAAGACGGCGCTGCGCCTGCGCGGGCACGACGCGGGCGACCCGCGGCTGCCGCTGGTGCCCGCCACCGAAGACCAGATCCAGGCCATCGCCGCGGACCTCACCCAGGCCGGGGTCCCGCTGTCGGATTCGACCGCGGACTGGCACGGCACCAGGGTCGCCCAGACCGATTCGGCCGCGGCGTACGTCGCGCCCACCACCCATACCAGCGTTGGGACCATGCCTCGGTGA
- a CDS encoding serine/threonine-protein kinase translates to MTDEQTTTQAAGGRRVLAGRYVLLDELGRGGMGVVWRAEDSVIGRQVAIKELRLPDGAGDPGVFAERVLREVRTGGRLNDPAVVTVYDVVNDGGSTHIVMELVSAPTLSDLVRAHGPLPAAQAAAIGQQVLSALRAAHEAGIVHRDVKPGNIMVAPNGRVKLTDFGIAQAVDDPRITTSGMIVGSPAFMAPERVDGREALAASDLWSLGATLFFAVEGTVAFDRPTTAATLHAIMTEVPYLTRAQGPLASAIMGMLIANPEARISPDQADGLLAMAARGEQGGQATVHYGPPATRAIAAPENGAGAKKRGAVKIGAAVAAVVLLAGGVALGKWWGTDATDPAMKPTLTYGPGGSVQFDYSSSYPCYNRPLEGGGSVGSDNGVECKKSHDFEVLSKSSMFDHDSSTDTAVAGYPDEGKLRAWAEAECALGFHSDAVKPENREQLSYQALIPTSGAWTTPPTSSGSVVHDAYCVVTKRTGGQLDRPMVEKVK, encoded by the coding sequence GTGACCGACGAACAGACCACGACCCAGGCGGCCGGTGGCAGGAGGGTCCTTGCGGGGCGTTATGTGCTCCTCGACGAGCTCGGCCGCGGTGGGATGGGCGTGGTGTGGCGCGCCGAGGACAGCGTGATCGGCAGGCAGGTCGCGATCAAGGAGCTGCGCCTTCCCGACGGCGCCGGGGATCCCGGCGTGTTCGCCGAGCGCGTGCTGCGCGAGGTCCGCACCGGCGGCAGGCTCAACGACCCCGCCGTCGTCACCGTCTACGACGTGGTGAACGACGGCGGCAGCACCCACATCGTGATGGAGCTGGTGTCCGCGCCGACGCTGTCGGACCTGGTCCGCGCGCACGGCCCGCTGCCCGCCGCGCAGGCCGCCGCGATCGGGCAGCAGGTGCTCTCCGCGCTGCGGGCCGCGCACGAGGCGGGCATCGTGCACCGCGACGTCAAGCCCGGCAACATCATGGTGGCGCCGAACGGGCGCGTGAAGCTCACCGACTTCGGCATCGCCCAGGCCGTCGACGACCCGAGGATCACCACCAGCGGCATGATCGTCGGCAGCCCCGCCTTCATGGCGCCGGAACGGGTCGACGGCCGCGAGGCACTGGCGGCGTCGGATCTGTGGTCGCTCGGCGCGACGCTGTTCTTCGCGGTGGAGGGCACCGTCGCGTTCGACCGGCCGACCACCGCCGCGACGCTGCACGCGATCATGACCGAGGTGCCGTACCTGACCAGGGCGCAGGGCCCGCTCGCCTCGGCGATCATGGGCATGCTGATCGCGAACCCGGAGGCGCGGATCAGCCCGGACCAGGCGGACGGGCTGCTCGCCATGGCGGCGCGGGGCGAACAGGGCGGGCAGGCCACCGTCCACTATGGACCTCCCGCGACGCGCGCGATCGCGGCACCGGAAAACGGGGCGGGCGCGAAGAAACGCGGTGCGGTCAAGATCGGCGCCGCGGTCGCCGCGGTGGTGCTGCTCGCGGGTGGGGTGGCACTGGGCAAGTGGTGGGGGACCGACGCCACCGACCCGGCGATGAAGCCGACGCTCACCTACGGCCCCGGCGGCAGTGTCCAATTCGACTACTCGTCGAGCTACCCCTGCTACAACCGGCCGCTCGAAGGCGGCGGTTCGGTCGGCTCGGACAACGGCGTCGAGTGCAAGAAGTCGCACGACTTCGAAGTACTGTCCAAATCGTCGATGTTCGACCACGACTCCAGCACCGACACGGCCGTCGCCGGGTACCCGGACGAAGGCAAGCTGCGGGCTTGGGCGGAGGCCGAATGCGCGCTGGGCTTCCATTCCGACGCGGTCAAACCGGAGAACCGCGAGCAGTTGTCGTACCAGGCGCTCATCCCGACCTCGGGGGCGTGGACCACGCCGCCGACGTCGAGCGGCTCGGTGGTGCACGACGCGTACTGCGTCGTGACGAAGCGCACGGGGGGCCAGCTCGACCGGCCGATGGTGGAGAAGGTGAAGTAG